From the Mycobacterium sp. DL592 genome, the window GGAGGCGTTCAAACAGCACGGCGCCGACTTCGTGGTCGCCCGCACCCTCGAGGAACTCGTCGCCAAGATGAACGCCCTGACCGAGCAGCCGCTGCTCGACCCGGCCACCATCCGGTCCCAGATCGAGGCGCGCGACCTGCAGATGGCCAATCCCTATGCCAAAGATGCTCAGGTGCAAGGGATTCGCAACTCGCGCCGCTACATCGGTGACCGCATCGGCCGGACGGCCGCACCCCACCGGATCCTCGACCCCGATGCCGGGCCACTGATCGGCGTCAAACTGCACATCCTGACCCGAAAGACACTGGGCGGAATCCAGACCGACCTGTCGTCGCGGGCACTCGGCCTGGACGGCAATCCCATCGGCGGGCTGTATGCCGCCGGCGAGGTGGCCGGTTTCGGCGGCGGCGGTGTGCACGGGTACAACGCGCTGGAAGGTACATTCCTCGGCGGCTGCCTGTTCTCCGGCCGAGCGGCCGGCCGCGCCGCCGCCGATGCGGTGTAGCCGTTGGGCCCGGGGCAGGACGAGCCAGAATGCTCTCGACCATTTGATCTGACTCTTACCAGTTACTGACAACGCCGATTCGATAGCCTGACAACAGGTTCGGTGATGAGACGCTGACACCAGGAGGTGACCGACATGACCGCAACCACCCGGCGGGGCCCGATCAAGGCGCTCGTCGTCGTCACGTATTTGGCGATGATCACGATGAACGTCCTGGCCAATGCGCTACCTCTCAACGGCCGCAACACCGGTCAGGTGTCTGACGCCTACCCGAGCCTGTTCACCCCGGCAGGGATCACGTTCTCGATCTGGAGTGTCATCTACCTGCTGCTCGGGCTGCACGTGCTCTACCAGCTCGGCCTGTTCCGCGAAGACGCTCCCGACGTGGGTCGCACCCCTCTGCTCAATCGCGTCGGAGTGCTGTTCTCGATTTCCTCGCTCGCCAACACCGCGTGGGTGTTCGCCTGGCACTACGACGTCATCCCGCTCTCGGTTCTCCTGATCCTGGTGATCCTGGTCTGCCTCATCCTGATCGCCGACACCCTGCGGGTAGCGCACCTCACCACTCGCGAAAAGTGCTTCGTCGCAACCCCGTTCAGCGTCTACTTCGGCTGGACCACGGTGGCCACCGTCGCGAACGTCACCGTGCTGCTGGTCAGTCTGAAATGGGATGGCTTCGGGATCAGCGCCTCGGTGTGGGCAACGATCATCGTCTTAGTGGCCATGCTGATCGGCACGGCAACGATGCTGCGCAACCGTGACATCGCCTACGGGCTGGTGCTGATCTGGGCGTTCAGCGGCATCCTGTTGCGCCAGGTGTCAGCCGACGGTCTGGATAGCCGCTATCCGGCGATCATCGCTGCGGTGGTCGCGTCGCTGGTGATCTTCCTGGGGGCCGAGGCTTTCCTGCTGCGGCAGCGTCGGCAGTCGGCACCCTAGCTCGGCTGTCGGTCCAGGTCAGCGTCGTGAATTGACGCTAGCGTTGATAACGATTGCTGTCTTGGGCGCGATATGGCGGATACTATTGCTCAAGTCCCGCAAAAAGGAGTGATCATGGGCCTTCGGCATACCTCAGTCCGCATGGCGGCCGCAGCGTCGCTGTGCGTCGGGGCGTTGCTGACCCTCAGTGGTCCGGCCCTCGCGGCTCCCGGCGACGACGACACGATCCTGCCCGCCGAAGGGCAGCCGCAGCCGCGTGCCCAGAACGCCGGCAACCCGTCTGATCTGCAGGGTTTCCTCAACAGCTTGTCGCAGTCGTTCAACGACAGCATCGGACGCCAACTCGACGCAGCACGCGAAACCGCGATCCAGCAGACGAACTCCAACCTCGCGGTCAGCATCGCCACTCCGATCGCCAACGGCGCCACGGGCATCGTCTCCGGGGCGGCGTCAGGCGCGGCGTCGGGCCTGTTCTACCTGCTGGCGCAGAACATCGGGAACATCTCGTTGCCGTCGGGAACGAACTTCGCGCTGCCCGCCGCCTCAGTGGCCTCGATGCCGGCCTTCAGTGCGGCTTCGCTGCCGTCGCTGAGCCTGCCGCAGATGCCGGCTCTCAGCTTGCCGCAGATGCCCGCCGTCGGGCTGCCACAGATGCCGTCGCTCAGCCTGCCTCAGCTTCCGCCGCCTCCGCCGATCGGTCTGCCGCAATTCCCGAACATCGGCCTGCCGCAGCTTCCGCCGCCCCCGCCGATCGGCCTGCCGCAGCTGCCCCCGATCGGGCTGCCGGAGTTGCCGCCGCCCCCGCCCATCGGTTTCCCGCAGCTTCCGCCGCCGCCGTCGCTGCCCTGCATCATCTTCTGCCTGCCAAAGCTGTTCTGATTCGAGGGCACTGCTGCAGCTCCAACAACATGTGACTGAAGTTGTATATGGGGAAGCTGTGACTTGCCATGAGTTAGCTTTGAGTCGCCGTGCCAGCTGCGCATGATGGTTGAATGCTCAAATAATCTGCTGGCATGACCCGCCTCTGCGTCGACCGCCTCTGCTTGGTCGCGCTAATTTTCGGCATCGCTGCCGCGGCGCCGGCCCAGGCCGACGAGGTGGTGTGGGTAGGCGGAACCACGGGCACACTGGGCAGATTGCTGGGCGGCGGCACCACCGACGTTGCGGAAGACCTGCTGGGCGGTGTCTACCGGGGAGACACCGTCACCACCGTCGACTACCCGGCATCGCTCTGGCCCATCACGGGGATTCTCGACCCGAGTCTGGGCGCATCGATTCGAACTGGTGTCGAGAAGACCGAGGCCGCCGTACATGCCGCACTTGCGAGAAGCCCAAAGCCGTTGTCGGTCATCGGGACATCGCAGGGCGCTATGGTTCTGCAGCAGGTCGCGGCCGACTTGAACAACGACCCCCGCGTGCCGTCGAACACCACGTTCATCCTGATCGCCGACCCGAACTTCGGCGCCCTCTCCACCGAGGTCGGTCAGCACCTGACGGTGTTCGACTACACGCCCATTCGTCTCCCGGAAACGCGCTTCCGGCAGATCGAGGT encodes:
- a CDS encoding PE-PPE domain-containing protein; this encodes MTRLCVDRLCLVALIFGIAAAAPAQADEVVWVGGTTGTLGRLLGGGTTDVAEDLLGGVYRGDTVTTVDYPASLWPITGILDPSLGASIRTGVEKTEAAVHAALARSPKPLSVIGTSQGAMVLQQVAADLNNDPRVPSNTTFILIADPNFGALSTEVGQHLTVFDYTPIRLPETRFRQIEVINQYDGFAVPIAQTSNHLTVLNALIAIATVHTVAQKSDLSTVPAQNIVATRNTLGGINIVYGVPTKNLPLTTPLRGIGVARATVDDIDRVLRPIIDQGYLPAAGTAAQPH
- a CDS encoding tryptophan-rich sensory protein is translated as MTATTRRGPIKALVVVTYLAMITMNVLANALPLNGRNTGQVSDAYPSLFTPAGITFSIWSVIYLLLGLHVLYQLGLFREDAPDVGRTPLLNRVGVLFSISSLANTAWVFAWHYDVIPLSVLLILVILVCLILIADTLRVAHLTTREKCFVATPFSVYFGWTTVATVANVTVLLVSLKWDGFGISASVWATIIVLVAMLIGTATMLRNRDIAYGLVLIWAFSGILLRQVSADGLDSRYPAIIAAVVASLVIFLGAEAFLLRQRRQSAP